A stretch of the Pelodiscus sinensis isolate JC-2024 chromosome 8, ASM4963464v1, whole genome shotgun sequence genome encodes the following:
- the HPS6 gene encoding BLOC-2 complex member HPS6, translating to MKRARTLGQLSDFSDFGSSRRLRELLSQRGPGEAPSQVQSSPDGQHLLLLLQGRPQVLAFQRLGTGGGDLERSWQPPQPPVVGLLFLQSPGALTPWVLAVVWEQGRTELWRFVPALGWQLQQTLELCHGARARIVSICSQGDSLVWCEERPPSSAHLDPGRGAFRFCICTRALEVGEQEARLGALSILVHNSPQYHVLASPQHVFLVPTGAACASISTFLLIWCPRETKVTMAAPSRAFVHSEALRSGDFKKLVLGSVGLLLSAVPLDVHACALSSCGGLLLLGSHGAVHLVQPDGAWRHVWDVEGSRLARGEPVQLTAFGGTLACVRAGVLYLVDLASGRLLEKTLLASKEVHFLACPQGEAAIRLLTPTGIYRCSFSSQEEGSRPEPTLVEMVFEEACKFYQRRSLSGSQLTVEKLKKGDMFQAPIALASLLQHSLSPEKAARGLPQTYAKLLGSMGVDLQSYLSLELLKACLVGASESDVDRCCEELVEQELGRLLHVDLDRENLAYVNAVFQSFPRAAWKAIRGSLQLQQNGDGLLVARATPEIWKKVLGGPAPQGDMGPNGALPLFELICRSLHRFKPQWLPRFVVLTQQYVGASWPYKEGPEGGVPLYKRALAVLPRPRHGPAGETEIELLLCSERPNAVLQAVQLLIRLRRWPRLVEAAATFSRLSPLLNKEIFTALLAQVAQHRELDPYLASLWELCPADLTASEVLGTLQQHLPASPGDPAPFCAGGAPLTLALLKPLLHRVAQHQCARDELYADVLQGSPFPPPTPPREHRAGP from the coding sequence ATGAAGCGAGCTCGGACGCTGGGGCAGCTCTCGGATTTCAGTGACTTCGGCAGCAGCCGCCGGCTCCGGGAACTGCTGAGCCAGCGTGGGCCGGGCGAGGCGCCCAGCCAGGTCCAAAGCAGCCCGGATGGgcagcacctgctgctgctcctgcagggTCGGCCACAGGTACTCGCCTTCCAGCGCCTGGGCACCGGCGGTGGGGACCTGGAGAGGAGCTGGCAGCCGCCCCAGCCCCCTGTGGTGGGGCTGCTCTTCCTGCAGAGCCCTGGCGCGCTGACCCCCTGGGTGCTGGCCGTcgtctgggagcagggcaggaccgAGCTGTGGCGGTTCGTGCCcgccctgggctggcagctgcagcagaccctggagctgtgccACGGAGCCCGTGCTCGGATTGTTTCCATCTGCAGCCAGGGGGACAGCCTGGTCTGGTGCGAGGAGAGACCCCCCTCGAGTGCTCATCTGGACCCCGGCAGGGGGGCCTTCAGGTTCTGCATTTGCACCAGggctctggaggtgggggagcaagaGGCCCGCCTGGGCGCCCTGAGCATCTTGGTGCACAACAGCCCCCAGTACCACGTCCTGGCCTCACCCCAGCATGTTTTCCTGGTGCCCACCGGTGCCGCCTGTGCCAGCATCTCCACGTTCCTGCTCATCTGGTGCCCACGGGAGACTAAAGTCACCATGGCAGCCCCCTCCCGAGCGTTCGTCCACAGCGAAGCCCTGCGCTCCGGCGACTTCAAGAAGCTCGTGCTTGGGTCCGTGGGTCTCCTGTTGTCCGCGGTGCCCCTGGACGTTCATGCGTGCGCCCTGTCCAGCTGCGGGGGGCTCCTGCTTCTCGGCTCGCACGGTGCCGTGCATCTGGTGCAGCCTGACGGGGCCTGGAGGCACGTCTGGGATGTGGAGGGCAGCCGCCTGGCCCGGGGAGAGCCCGTGCAGCTGACGGCCTTTGGCGGCACGCTGGCCTGCGTGCGGGCCGGGGTCCTGTACCTCGTTGACTTGGCCAGCGGGCGGCTGCTGGAGAAGACGCTCCTGGCCTCTAAGGAGGTGCATTTCCTGGCGTGCCCCCAGGGAGAGGCGGCGATccggctcctcacccccaccGGGATCTATCGCTGCAGCTTCTCCAGCCAGGAGGAGGGCAGCCGGCCTGAGCCCACGCTGGTGGAGATGGTCTTCGAGGAAGCCTGCAAGTTCTACCAGCGGCGGAGCCTGAGCGGCTCCCAGCTGACAGTGGAGAAGCTGAAGAAGGGGGATATGTTCCAGGCGCCCATCGCGCTCgcctccctcctgcagcacagcctcTCCCCGGAGAAGGCAGCCAGAGGCCTCCCACAGACCTACGCCAAACTCCTGGGCTCCATGGGCGTGGATCTGCAGAGCTACCTGAGCCTGGAGCTCCTCAAGGCCTGCCTGGTGGGCGCCTCGGAGAGTGACGTTGACCGGTGCTGTGAGGAGCTGGTGGAGCAGGAGCTCGGCCGCCTCCTGCATGTGGACTTGGACCGGGAGAACCTGGCCTACGTGAACGCCGTCTTCCAGTCCTTCCCCCGCGCCGCCTGGAAAGCCATCCGGGgcagcctgcagctgcagcagaatGGAGACGGCCTCTTGGTGGCCAGGGCCACCCCGGAGATCTGGAAGAAGGTCTTGGGGGGGCCGGCCCCGCAGGGGGACATGGGCCCCAACGGGGCGCTCCCGCTCTTCGAGCTCATCTGCAGGTCCTTGCACCGCTTCAAGCCCCAGTGGCTGCCCCGCTTTGTGGTGCTGACCCAGCAGTACGTGGGCGCCTCCTGGCCGTACAAGGAGGGCCCCGAGGGCGGGGTGCCCCTCTACAAGAGGGCGCTGGCCGTGCTTCCCCGGCCGCGCCACGGCCCGGCCGGCGAGACGGAGATCGAGCTGCTGCTGTGCAGCGAGCGGCCCAACGCCGTCCTGCAAGCCGTGCAGCTCCTCATCCGCCTCCGCAGGTGGCCGCGGCTGGTGGAAGCGGCCGCCACCTTCTCCCGGCTCAGCCCGCTGCTCAACAAGGAGATCTTCACCGCCCTCCTGGCTCAGGTCGCCCAGCACCGGGAGCTGGACCCCTACCTGGCCAGCCTGTGGGAGCTGTGCCCAGCCGACCTGACAGCCTCCGAGGTTCTCGGCACCCTCCAGCAGCACCTCCCCGCCTCGCCGGGCGACCCGGCTCCCTTCTGTGCCGGGGGGGCCCCGCTCACCCTGGCCCTGCTGAAGCCGCTGCTGCACCGGGTGGCGCAGCACCAGTGTGCCCGGGACGAGCTCTACGCCGACGTCTTGCAGGGCTCCCCCTTCCCGCCGCCCACCCCCCCgcgggagcacagggctgggccctAG